In Sorghum bicolor cultivar BTx623 chromosome 10, Sorghum_bicolor_NCBIv3, whole genome shotgun sequence, one genomic interval encodes:
- the LOC8073754 gene encoding uncharacterized protein LOC8073754: MLLLAIASSTRAAAVRPLCASAASSGEAAPAPTPAPACAESKLLAAPPGRAVGTAGASARRVKGPGRGRRSRSRGSGRWSRPRRRGPARRRARRRPGWHARLLFLVREASLADDSRAAVSVEIYAVAAGTWHFGGDSLVGSVRFLLGDHRLLSRPIGRLRNVPVTARAASLASLRSWNSASTLCVPRTFSSTRHASSRCPRNTRLLGIFGGKSAPTKMAMAGLMASSGF; encoded by the exons ATGTTGCTGCTCGCCATCGCCTCCTCCACGCGCGCCGCGGCAGTGCGGCCGCTGTGCGCCTCGGCGGCCTCGTCAGGcgaggcggcgccggcgccgacgcCTGCGCCTGCT TGTGCTGAGTCGAAACTTTTGGCGGCTCCTCCGGGAAGAGCGGTGGGGACTGCTGGGGCGTCGGCGCGGCGGGTGAAGGGGCCTGGGCGGGGGCGGAGGAGTAGAAGCCGGGGAAGCGGAAGGTGGAGCCGGCCCCGTCGGCGTGGGCCCGCTCGGAGGAGAGCGCGAAGGCGGCCCGGGTGGCACGCCCGCCTCCTCTTCCTCGTGCGCGAGGCCTCGCTCGCCGACGACTCGCGCGCCGCCGTCTCCGTCGAGATCTACGCGGTCGCCGCGGGCACTTGGCACTTCGGCGGGGACTCGCTCGTCGGCTCGGTGCGCTTCCTCCTTGGCGACCACCGCCTCCTGTCCCGCCCCATCGGCAGGTTACGGAACGTGCCCGTGACGGCGCGTGCGGCATCGCTGGCCTCCTTGAGGTCCTGGAACTCTGCGTCCACCTTGTGCGTGCCGCGCACCTTCTCCAGCACGCGACACGCCTCCTCCAGGTGCCCGCGCAACACGAGGCTGTTGGGCATCTTCGGCGGGAAGAGCGCGCCGACGAAGATGGCCATGGCGGGGCTCATGGCGAGCTCGGGGTTTTGA
- the LOC8073755 gene encoding disease resistance protein RPM1, protein MADTVVSMAKSLLGSAISKAATAAAAEMSLLMGVKKDIWFIKDELKTIQAFLMAAETVEKKNKLLKVWVEQIRDLSYDIEDCLDEFMVHVGRQNLSQQLLKLKHRHRIAVQIRDLKSRVEEVSNRNVRYKLIEPNSDKLDSYMEEDVRNLSAKNIDESELVGFDNPKEDLIKLINIHANHGIHQVISVVGMGGLGKTTLVRKVFHSIDIVENFSSRAWITVSQSFDKKELLKELIKQLFGDGSSKEHSRELENNKVSGLQSKKVDGLMDVLMQGLEDKRYFVVLDDLWKIDDWNWIKTTAFPKSNKKGSRILVTTRDASLAKLCASIAGSFHSLVYCLEPLQDHHAKELLLKKTNRSHQALKIGEAEHIFDMILKKCAGLPLAIVTIGGVLGTTHLEEWAKLYQQLPSELESNLSLEAMKKVVTLSYTHLPSHLKPCFLYLSIFPEDFKIKRRCLVNRWIAEGFVVAKIGMTVEDVGNSYFDDLINRSMIQPYKFCKRGLVQTCLVHDIMRDITVSICLEENFVFFPMEYGTGIVPDSVRHLSIDGRQESELSFDLSRVRSLSVFYKPIEPLASLCSPQLRMLRVLDLEHCHHRITQQDIRNIGLFHHLKYISVRKGSYIYALPKSIGRLRGLQTLDIRGSHMTKLPVEVTKLQNLRILRCSSISVYKYYKPSIYLPKESLVKLPLLLKNYGNRDKRAEVVADLYNGFSSCWSRSSGIRVPKGIGALKQLRVLESVDIGRSTNTAVQDLRELTRLRKLAVAGVSRRNVNKLSEALQNLPSLRSLRVDSKLDKPLPLDQLYLASSPPPLHCLKLTGQLEEIPNWIGKLVSLVKVQLILTKLKDVELLRMLGKLPNLVCLRLILDAYIVEELVLHTRTFPKLGILQLGHLNELRKVTFEEGTSPKLEKIIIEDCHSDLKICGISSLQSLEEILHFTRRKLVKVDRPHQNVETHGSHPLLQAEQSQSSHDMRDAETSMRTKVETGESSQSISKPDGPGIHLSLQGPNWKRSHSWPPTTSAG, encoded by the exons ATGGCGGACACGGTTGTGAGCATGGCGAAGTCCTTGTTGGGCAGCGCCATCAGCAAGGCGGCGACGGCCGCCGCGGCCGAGATGAGCTTGCTGATGGGCGTCAAGAAGGATATCTG GTTCATCAAAGATGAGCTTAAAACAATACAAGCATTCCTTATGGCTGCTGAAACTGTGGAGAAGAAGAACAAGCTACTGAAGGTGTGGGTTGAGCAAATAAGGGATCTGTCATATGACATTGAAGATTGCCTTGATGAGTTTATGGTCCATGTTGGGAGACAAAACTTGTCACAACAGTTGTTGAAGCTCAAACATCGCCATCGGATTGCTGTCCAGATCCGCGACCTCAAATCAAGAGTTGAAGAAGTGAGCAACAGGAATGTACGATACAAATTAATCGAGCCCAATTCTGATAAGCTAGATTCCTACATGGAAGAGGATGTTCGTAATCTGTCAGCTAAGAACATTGATGAGTCTGAACTTGTGGGTTTTGACAACCCAAAAGAAGATTTGATTAAGTTGATCAACATTCATGCAAACCATGGCATTCACCAAGTGATTTCTGTGGTTGGCATGGGTGGTTTAGGGAAGACAACACTTGTTAGGAAGGTTTTCCACAGCATTGACATTGTTGAAAATTTCTCAAGCCGTGCATGGATTACTGTTTCACAATCATTTGACAAGAAGGAGCTGCTCAAGGAACTGATCAAGCAACTTTTTGGTGATGGCTCATCTAAGGAACATTCAAGGGAACTTGAGAACAATAAAGTGAGCGGACTTCAAAGTAAGAAAGTGGATGGCCTCATGGATGTCTTGATGCAAGGTCTAGAGGACAAAAGGTATTTTGTTGTTCTTGATGACTTGTGGAAAATAGATGACTGGAATTGGATTAAAACTACTGCTTTTCCGAAGTCCAACAAGAAAGGTAGCCGGATACTAGTAACCACACGGGATGCTAGCCTAGCTAAATTATGTGCTTCTATTGCTGGTTCTTTTCACTCCCTTGTCTATTGCCTCGAACCCTTACAAGATCATCATGCTAAGGAGTTGTTGTTAAAGAAAACTAACAGAAGCCATCAAGCACTAAAGATAGGAGAGGCTGAGCACATATTTGATATGATACTCAAAAAGTGTGCAGGATTACCGCTAGCTATTGTCACAATAGGAGGTGTCCTTGGCACAACACATCTAGAAGAGTGGGCAAAATTGTATCAACAACTGCCATCAGAGCTTGAGAGTAACCTAAGTTTGGAAGCAATGAAGAAAGTAGTCACTCTTAGCTACACCCACTTGCCTTCTCATCTCAAACCCTGTTTCCTGTACCTAAGCATTTTCCCAGAGGATTTTAAGATAAAAAGAAGATGTCTGGTAAACAGATGGATAGCAGAGGGTTTTGTTGTGGCTAAGATAGGAATGACTGTGGAGGATGTTGGGAATAGCTACTTTGATGATCTGATCAACAGAAGCATGATTCAACCATACAAATTTTGTAAACGAGGACTGGTGCAGACCTGTCTAGTCCATGATATCATGCGTGACATCACAGTTTCTATCTGTTTAGAGGAGAATTTCGTATTCTTTCCTATGGAATATGGCACTGGGATTGTGCCGGACAGCGTTCGCCACCTTTCTATCGACGGAAGGCAGGAGTCAGAGCTAAGCTTTGACCTGAGCCGAGTTCGGTCATTAAGTGTGTTTTACAAGCCTATTGAACCACTAGCTTCATTGTGTTCACCACAATTGAGGATGCTCAGGGTGTTAGATCTAGAACATTGTCACCATCGCATAACGCAGCAGGATATCAGGAACATTGGATTGTTTCACCACTTGAAGTACATATCTGTCAGGAAAGGGTCATACATATATGCTCTTCCAAAGTCTATTGGGAGACTGCGAGGATTACAAACTCTGGACATAAGGGGATCGCATATGACAAAACTTCCTGTAGAAGTCACTAAGCTTCAAAATCTGCGTATTCTTCGGTGTAGCAGCATTTCAGTTTACAAGTACTATAAACCAAGTATATATTTGCCCAAAGAGAGCTTAGTCAAGTTGCCCTTGTTATTGAAGAATTATGGTAATCGAGATAAACGAGCGGAGGTGGTTGCAGACTTGTACAATGGCTTCTCTAGTTGTTGGTCAAGATCATCTGGTATAAGGGTGCCAAAAGGAATAGGGGCCCTAAAGCAGTTACGGGTACTTGAGAGTGTTGATATTGGGCGAAGTACCAACACAGCAGTTCAAGATTTGCGGGAGCTTACTCGGCTGAGAAAATTAGCCGTGGCAGGGGTATCCAGGAGAAACGTCAATAAATTGTCTGAAGCCCTTCAGAACCTCCCCTCCCTCCGTTCTCTTCGTGTGGACTCAAAACTTGACAAACCTCTCCCACTAGACCAGCTCTACCTTGCGTCTTCTCCTCCCCCATTGCATTGCCTCAAGTTGACTGGACAACTTGAAGAAATTCCTAATTGGATTGGTAAGCTTGTGAGCCTCGTGAAAGTTCAGTTAATTCTCACCAAACTGAAAGATGTTGAATTATTAAGAATGCTCGGGAAGCTGCCCAACCTTGTATGCCTCCGTCTTATTTTAGATGCATACATTGTAGAAGAACTAGTCCTTCACACAAGGACATTTCCAAAGCTTGGGATTCTTCAGCTTGGCCATTTGAATGAACTGAGAAAGGTGACATTTGAGGAAGGTACATCACCTAAGCTAGAAAAGATAATAATTGAAGATTGCCATTCTGACTTAAAGATATGTGGTATCAGCAGCCTCCAAAGCCTAGAGGAGATTTTACATTTCACAAGACGTAAGCTGGTGAAGGTAGACAGACCACATCAGAATGTGGAGACACATGGCAGTCATCCTTTGTTGCAAGCAGAGCAGAGCCAAAGCAGCCATGACATGCGGGATGCCGAAACGTCTATGAGAACAAAAGTTGAGACAGGAGAGAGTTCGCAGTCAATATCTAAACCTGATGGGCCTGGTATTCATCTATCCCTTCAGGGACCGAATTGGAAGAGAAGCCATTCCTGGCCACCCACAACTTCTGCAGGCTAG
- the LOC8076412 gene encoding leucine-rich repeat receptor-like serine/threonine/tyrosine-protein kinase SOBIR1 → MASAARTTPGPGRSVVVLVSLATLLLVTFVSTVESYDGRHAVAHSVMARRSRLGTRHVQHHHRRTTTVPHRYVLAEKSSPTGGGSSPKNRSSSPATANNASAPAPAASQSDGGRRHRSHKHRVRNWIIGFVVGSVAGVISGLVLSVLFRLALNCVRGRYRSRSGVMIFTPKLIRRPEHLAFLEKEDGLASLAVIGRGGCGEVYKAQLPVEREGDAPRFIAIKKIKKHGGDAPATNNNLSDEESRQLDKRSRQIQSEIRTVGHIRHRNLLPLAAHVPRPDCHYLVYEYMKNGSLHHALKAGNSAVEVEDGGGGEDGGTGTCTGTSGGLSWPARLRVAVGVAAGLEYLHVSHQPQIIHRDLKPANILLDDDLEPRIADFGLAKAMPDSHTHVTASNVAGTLGYIAPEYYQTVKFTAKCDVYSFGVILAVLATGKEPSDQFFTETEEVVGLVKWLRRVMESGEHAQAIDPAIAGAGHDEQILLLLRIALFCTKDDPKERPTAKDVRCMLSQIKT, encoded by the coding sequence ATGGCGTCAGCTGCGAGAACCACGCCGGGGCCGGGCAGgtccgtcgtcgtcctcgtctcCCTCGCCACGCTCCTCCTCGTCACCTTCGTCTCCACCGTGGAGAGCTACGACGGCCGGCATGCCGTGGCGCACTCGGTCATGGCGCGGCGGTCCCGCCTGGGGACCCGACACGTGcagcaccaccaccgccgcaccACCACGGTGCCGCACCGGTACGTCCTTGCGGAGAAGAGCAGCCCgaccggcggcggcagcagtcCCAAGAACCGCAGCAGCTCCCCTGCGACGGCCAACAACGCcagcgcgccggcgccggccgccTCGCAGAGTGACGGCGGGCGTCGCCACCGCAGCCACAAGCACCGGGTGCGCAACTGGATCATCGGCTTCGTGGTGGGTTCCGTGGCGGGCGTCATCTCCGGTCTGGTGCTGTCGGTGCTGTTCCGGCTGGCGCTCAACTGCGTCCGCGGGCGGTACCGGTCGCGCTCCGGCGTGATGATCTTCACCCCGAAGCTGATCCGGCGGCCGGAGCACCTGGCGTTCCTGGAGAAGGAGGACGGGCTGGCGTCGCTGGCCGTGATCGGGCGCGGCGGGTGCGGGGAGGTGTACAAGGCGCAGCTCCCCGTGGAGCGGGAGGGCGACGCGCCCCGCTTCATCGCCATCAAGAAGATCAAGAAGCACGGCGGCGACGCGCCGGCCACCAACAACAACCTCAGCGACGAGGAGAGCCGGCAGCTGGACAAGCGGTCGCGGCAGATCCAGTCGGAGATCCGCACGGTGGGCCACATCCGCCACCGCAACCTGCTGCCGCTGGCGGCGCACGTGCCGCGCCCGGACTGCCACTACCTGGTGTACGAGTACATGAAGAACGGCAGCCTGCACCACGCGCTGAAAGCCGGCAACAGTGCCGTCGAGGtcgaggacggcggcggcggcgaggacggAGGCACCGGCACCTGCACCGGAACCTCCGGCGGGCTTTCGTGGCCGGCGCGTCTCCGCGTGGCGGTGGGCGTGGCGGCGGGGCTGGAGTACCTGCACGTCTCCCACCAGCCGCAGATCATCCACCGGGACCTGAAGCCGGCCAACATCCTGCTGGACGACGACCTGGAGCCCCGGATCGCGGACTTCGGGCTGGCCAAGGCGATGCCGGACTCGCACACGCACGTGACGGCGTCGAACGTGGCCGGCACGCTGGGGTACATCGCGCCGGAGTACTACCAGACGGTGAAGTTCACGGCCAAGTGCGACGTGTACAGCTTCGGGGTCATCCTGGCGGTGCTGGCCACGGGGAAGGAGCCGTCCGACCAGTTCTtcacggagacggaggaggtggtggggctCGTCAAGTGGCTGCGCCGAGTCATGGAGAGCGGGGAGCACGCGCAGGCCATCGACCCGGCCATCGCCGGCGCCGGACACGACGAGCagatcctgctgctgctgcgcatcGCGCTCTTCTGCACCAAGGACGACCCCAAGGAGCGGCCCACCGCCAAGGACGTCCGCTGCATGCTCTCGCAGATCAAGACCTAG